One window from the genome of Treponema sp. OMZ 838 encodes:
- a CDS encoding alpha/beta hydrolase: MDGTNSLRKIQKVFKKTLYSPKVPLSTIREEYDSFFYSPYLPNNTDITRDTIGSVPVEILKPEVAAANRVILYAHGGSFVNGSCKASRNFCASFAHECACKLFLPEYHRAPEYPFPAGLEDIFITYREILKKYDFPPESVVIAGDEAGANLAVALVHYLKQKKLPQPAALVLISPWLDVSCSNEEMHTLQKSDKFLMKESFQAVAGRYTAADNFQNPLVSPLYGSFAGFPPIFIQCGGKEILLADAKALTQKIEAAGGQVQLDIWPEMWHFFQAMDAQAKEAHLAVEKMGQWVQSLFIEEE; the protein is encoded by the coding sequence ATGGATGGGACAAATTCACTACGGAAAATACAAAAAGTATTTAAAAAGACCTTGTATTCCCCTAAAGTACCGTTAAGTACTATTCGGGAGGAATATGATTCCTTTTTTTATTCGCCGTATCTGCCGAACAATACGGATATAACGCGCGATACGATCGGTTCGGTGCCGGTAGAAATATTGAAACCCGAAGTTGCAGCGGCAAACCGTGTTATTCTTTATGCACATGGGGGATCCTTTGTAAATGGGTCGTGCAAGGCTTCACGCAATTTTTGCGCTTCGTTTGCTCATGAATGTGCGTGCAAATTATTTTTGCCGGAGTACCATCGCGCGCCGGAATATCCTTTTCCTGCCGGCTTGGAGGATATCTTTATTACCTATCGAGAAATACTGAAAAAATACGATTTTCCTCCGGAATCGGTCGTTATTGCAGGGGATGAGGCGGGAGCAAATTTGGCAGTCGCACTTGTTCACTATTTAAAACAGAAAAAGCTCCCCCAACCTGCTGCGCTCGTACTCATTTCGCCGTGGCTGGATGTTTCATGCTCAAACGAAGAAATGCATACGTTACAAAAGTCCGATAAATTTTTGATGAAAGAATCATTTCAGGCAGTGGCCGGACGCTATACTGCAGCTGACAATTTTCAGAACCCGCTGGTATCTCCGCTTTACGGTTCCTTTGCAGGTTTCCCTCCGATATTTATTCAGTGCGGCGGTAAGGAAATTCTCTTAGCAGATGCAAAGGCTCTCACACAGAAGATTGAAGCGGCCGGCGGACAGGTGCAGTTAGATATATGGCCTGAGATGTGGCATTTCTTTCAGGCGATGGATGCACAGGCAAAAGAAGCTCACTTAGCAGTAGAAAAAATGGGACAATGGGTGCAGTCTCTTTTTATTGAGGAAGAATGA
- a CDS encoding ParA family protein yields MKVYTFASLKGGTGKSSTTITAAECCAAAGKKVLVIDMDINNSVSFYFLQNSNESGQKNIAYALQSDNLSDFIITTKNENIDIIPSSLRLVDLRAMSTSILKRLMTSLNNRYDAVFIDTAPTYDNIVLNAINAADYIITPINYDQFNFNTSIFLSQKLRLETESFDKWFLFFNGYESRYDGNPESLQNQYHLLFSQHDILGKKLLPVRFPFTRNMRKFADTNEALCNKGQTEKLHKAVCELCSILLEEEIRPEKF; encoded by the coding sequence ATGAAGGTGTACACATTTGCAAGCCTCAAAGGAGGCACCGGCAAATCTTCGACAACGATAACCGCTGCGGAATGCTGCGCGGCTGCCGGTAAAAAAGTCCTTGTCATAGACATGGACATAAACAATTCGGTCTCATTCTATTTTTTACAAAATAGTAATGAGAGTGGGCAAAAAAATATCGCCTACGCATTGCAAAGCGATAATCTTTCCGATTTCATCATTACTACAAAGAATGAAAATATCGATATTATTCCGTCAAGCTTACGTCTCGTCGATCTTAGAGCGATGTCGACGAGCATATTAAAAAGACTAATGACAAGTCTTAACAATCGGTATGATGCCGTGTTTATCGACACGGCGCCGACATACGATAATATTGTACTTAATGCAATAAACGCAGCAGATTATATTATCACCCCGATAAATTACGATCAATTTAACTTCAATACGTCCATATTCTTAAGTCAAAAGCTCCGTTTAGAGACGGAAAGCTTTGATAAATGGTTCTTATTCTTCAACGGCTATGAAAGCCGATACGACGGGAATCCTGAAAGTCTCCAGAACCAATATCACCTGTTATTTTCGCAGCATGACATCTTAGGAAAAAAACTTCTACCGGTAAGATTTCCTTTTACCCGCAATATGCGGAAATTTGCGGATACCAATGAAGCCCTTTGCAACAAAGGGCAAACGGAAAAGCTCCACAAGGCGGTGTGCGAGCTATGTTCAATACTGTTGGAAGAAGAGATTCGTCCCGAAAAGTTTTAA
- a CDS encoding glycosyltransferase family 2 protein, giving the protein MTFRQRCAVRFGRAAQHKPLVSLCVPVYGTEGLVGRFLDTVLQQADAPLVETIIVNDGSPGTKELRSIVKIYAKRFNAQGLPFVFLEHGKNLGLVEARRTAVNAASGEYIAFADSDDELPPKALHILYDAACASGADIVHGKAAVFGTEGEPEARVAVFVRRAQNVYEGVLHGDAIMHGFLIKRLYSDFLWGKLFKTNLVQKAYAAIPFTYCTMAEDVLTYFFIALYADKYRGIPDIVYNYCINTGVTSRKEISDLAEWEKVCSAASVFTIILSYLDDHPSIGSEIRKAVKALGRTYRTDNLKQLEACVTPVLQEEARAMLDEWWGIGVRN; this is encoded by the coding sequence ATGACTTTTCGCCAACGCTGCGCAGTGCGCTTCGGGCGTGCAGCGCAGCACAAGCCGCTTGTCAGCCTCTGCGTTCCGGTGTACGGGACGGAGGGGCTGGTCGGGCGGTTTTTAGACACAGTGTTACAACAGGCGGATGCACCGCTGGTTGAAACTATTATTGTCAACGACGGCAGCCCGGGCACAAAAGAACTGCGGAGTATTGTTAAAATATACGCAAAGCGATTTAATGCGCAGGGGCTGCCGTTCGTGTTTTTGGAACACGGGAAGAACCTTGGGCTGGTGGAAGCACGCCGGACAGCGGTAAACGCTGCATCGGGGGAATACATCGCCTTTGCCGACTCCGATGATGAGCTGCCTCCAAAGGCTCTCCATATACTGTACGATGCCGCCTGTGCGTCCGGCGCGGATATTGTGCATGGAAAGGCAGCGGTATTCGGTACGGAAGGGGAACCGGAAGCACGTGTTGCCGTTTTTGTACGAAGAGCTCAAAACGTATACGAGGGTGTTTTACATGGCGATGCAATTATGCACGGATTTCTGATAAAACGCCTCTATTCGGACTTTTTGTGGGGCAAACTTTTTAAAACTAATCTTGTTCAAAAGGCCTACGCAGCCATTCCCTTTACCTATTGCACTATGGCGGAAGACGTTCTTACCTACTTTTTTATTGCCTTATATGCGGATAAATATCGAGGTATTCCCGATATTGTCTACAATTACTGCATCAACACCGGCGTTACTTCCCGCAAAGAAATCTCCGACCTTGCCGAATGGGAAAAAGTATGCTCCGCTGCTTCGGTGTTTACCATTATCCTTTCTTATTTGGATGACCACCCCTCCATCGGCAGCGAAATACGCAAAGCAGTCAAAGCCCTCGGACGCACATACCGTACCGATAACCTCAAACAGCTGGAAGCCTGCGTTACTCCTGTATTACAGGAAGAAGCGCGAGCAATGCTCGATGAATGGTGGGGAATAGGGGTACGTAATTAA
- the oppB gene encoding oligopeptide ABC transporter permease OppB, producing MIRFVIRRLISLVPTLFLIVTFSFFIMKVAPGGPFSSERNLPPEVLANINREYHLDEPLFKQYTRYLGNMLRGDLGPSFRYKDYTVNDLIGNTMPNSLILGITSLCAALFFGLLVGLVSAVKRNSIADYASMSIAVIGISVPLFVVGPLLMLLFAVKLKWLPTSGWITGRHGLKTIIMPALALSLPYFAYIARLSRASILEVLRSDYIRTAYAKGLSYPVVLFKHALKGALLPVISYLGPAFAGIITGSVVIEKIFLVPGLGTFFVQSALNRDYTLIMGTVIMYSVILILMNFVVDILYAVIDPRISYK from the coding sequence ATGATCCGATTTGTTATACGCCGGTTAATTAGTTTAGTGCCGACGCTTTTTTTAATTGTAACATTCAGTTTTTTCATAATGAAGGTAGCGCCCGGGGGACCTTTTTCCAGTGAACGGAATTTACCGCCTGAGGTGCTTGCAAATATCAATCGTGAGTATCATTTGGACGAGCCGCTTTTTAAGCAGTATACGCGGTATCTGGGTAATATGCTGCGAGGGGATCTCGGTCCGTCTTTCAGATATAAAGATTATACCGTCAACGATTTAATCGGAAATACCATGCCGAATTCGCTTATTCTCGGTATCACCTCCCTCTGTGCTGCTCTCTTTTTTGGTTTGCTTGTAGGGCTTGTTTCTGCGGTAAAGCGAAATTCGATTGCCGATTACGCATCGATGTCTATTGCCGTTATCGGAATTTCGGTACCGTTATTTGTTGTCGGCCCGCTGTTAATGCTTCTTTTTGCAGTAAAATTAAAATGGCTGCCGACCTCCGGTTGGATTACCGGACGGCATGGGCTTAAAACGATTATTATGCCGGCACTTGCATTGTCGTTGCCGTATTTTGCATACATTGCGCGTCTTTCTCGTGCCAGTATTTTGGAAGTACTGCGTTCGGATTATATCCGTACTGCGTATGCAAAAGGACTTTCATATCCGGTTGTGCTGTTTAAACACGCGTTAAAGGGTGCTCTGTTGCCGGTTATCAGCTATCTCGGCCCTGCTTTTGCAGGTATTATCACCGGCTCTGTTGTTATCGAAAAAATATTCTTGGTTCCCGGGCTTGGTACCTTCTTTGTTCAATCCGCTCTCAACCGCGACTATACGCTGATCATGGGAACGGTGATTATGTATTCCGTTATTTTGATTTTGATGAATTTTGTTGTTGATATTCTCTATGCGGTTATCGACCCCCGCATTTCATATAAGTGA
- a CDS encoding ZinT/AdcA family metal-binding protein, translating into MLSKKHIVYGAAVLLLAVFFTGCKSTSAAAKLEAGNELSAWKGEWQSFSAISGATQLNDAYRTQAEKMPYYTEDGLKAAVSNMFATPIAKVKFDGSNTVLFTVMDKDGNEKQIPCEYRYTGMKPMQGFEGHSWYAFEAIKPVQGLAEAQYFIIVPPHRDSEDSLLHWHARFGSRDIKSLVESDPLWWPTYADTAVSNENLLKEMTDTIKEVAEMLPKAPLMPYTGKWINTALIYDDPRPAVQAAYAKLIKEFSGKKDGSDFTKEEIIKMAKKSYGTASDFTHLEFVTGNDKNEMVVWKGMTELSRVAYSRDGANKLRATANAFVASDRQKAGKFAFLSMTTPHGSPAHMHVWYGMKPSEIEKTDGKKPTCIPADSSEELVAKRVLDTCRKLLREATK; encoded by the coding sequence ATGTTATCTAAAAAACATATCGTATACGGAGCGGCGGTATTGCTGCTTGCCGTATTTTTTACCGGATGTAAATCGACATCCGCAGCTGCAAAGCTCGAAGCGGGAAATGAACTTTCTGCGTGGAAGGGCGAATGGCAATCCTTTAGTGCGATTTCCGGCGCGACTCAGCTGAACGACGCATATAGAACGCAAGCGGAAAAGATGCCGTACTATACCGAAGACGGATTAAAGGCAGCAGTTTCCAATATGTTTGCAACACCGATTGCAAAAGTCAAGTTTGACGGTTCTAATACCGTATTGTTTACCGTAATGGACAAAGACGGTAATGAAAAACAAATTCCGTGCGAATACCGTTATACCGGAATGAAACCCATGCAAGGGTTTGAAGGCCATTCATGGTATGCATTTGAAGCGATCAAACCGGTACAAGGCTTAGCGGAAGCGCAATATTTTATTATCGTACCTCCGCATCGAGATTCCGAAGACAGCTTATTGCACTGGCACGCACGGTTCGGCAGCAGAGACATTAAGTCACTGGTAGAAAGCGATCCGCTCTGGTGGCCGACCTACGCCGATACGGCAGTCTCGAACGAAAACCTGTTAAAAGAAATGACCGATACGATTAAGGAAGTTGCGGAGATGTTGCCGAAAGCTCCTCTTATGCCGTATACGGGTAAATGGATCAACACTGCACTGATCTATGACGATCCGCGTCCCGCCGTTCAGGCAGCGTACGCAAAGCTCATTAAAGAATTTTCCGGAAAGAAAGACGGCAGCGACTTTACCAAAGAAGAAATCATTAAGATGGCAAAGAAAAGCTACGGTACTGCTTCCGATTTTACACACCTTGAATTCGTTACCGGAAACGATAAAAACGAAATGGTTGTATGGAAAGGTATGACCGAACTTTCGAGAGTTGCTTACAGCCGTGACGGCGCTAATAAACTGCGCGCTACGGCAAATGCATTTGTTGCATCCGACCGGCAAAAAGCGGGAAAATTCGCCTTTTTATCGATGACGACACCGCACGGCAGTCCCGCGCACATGCATGTATGGTACGGTATGAAGCCGAGCGAAATCGAAAAGACGGACGGTAAAAAGCCGACCTGTATTCCGGCAGACAGCTCTGAAGAACTGGTTGCAAAGCGCGTACTCGATACATGTCGTAAGCTTTTAAGAGAGGCGACAAAATAA
- the recG gene encoding ATP-dependent DNA helicase RecG, whose translation MLIGEIQTPVSNLYGAGKTTVEQLNRLGISTVGDLLRLWPRAWEDRSRYNTLSEWNAFHKLNVPVTIMDQQWFGYGRMKTLKLIVCDSEGTRGELACFNRPFLEKSFPEGTKALVYGSFSVKYGAIQSSSFDIEQYDTAERRILPVYPLTQGLTQTKLRKLIEQALNSYARGIDSELPADVLNKYGYPDKRTVLFAMHRPSSMQEAENARTALIFEEFFLYEAAVGMRALERRGVLPRTAVRDDASEGTAQPAALQYAYSPLQKELLSRLPFTLTADQQAVTAEINADLDGTAPAARLIQGDVGSGKTLVAFLACLKVIEGGGQAALMAPTELLARQHADNAAKLLEPLGVRLAFLTGNLKAAGRSQLLQQLASGNIDLIIGTHALFSAQTLYKNLRMVVIDEQHRFGVLQRSAIIQKGIDSGKKAPHFLMMSATPIPRTLALSMFGDLDISVIKTMPPGRKPVITYVAPESKAEKVYYFIGQDILAGKQAYFVYPIIEDSETLSLKSAEDMFAELTRDFPHHRLALLHSKVPEDEARAIMQEFRAGAIHILVATSVIEVGVDVPNATCMVIEHADRFGLSALHQLRGRIGRGSEQSYCFLLYGKNITETGMARLKVMASTADGFVIAEEDLKLRGPGDIGGVEQSGYCGFELADPIRDFALLEKARIAAFEMLAAQRGLAQRENSNA comes from the coding sequence ATGCTGATTGGAGAAATTCAAACACCCGTGTCAAATTTGTATGGGGCGGGGAAAACAACTGTTGAACAACTGAATCGGCTGGGGATCTCGACGGTCGGTGATCTACTACGGCTCTGGCCGCGCGCATGGGAAGACCGCAGCAGGTATAATACGCTCAGCGAATGGAATGCGTTTCATAAATTGAATGTTCCGGTAACGATTATGGATCAGCAATGGTTCGGCTACGGGCGTATGAAAACGCTCAAGTTGATTGTCTGCGATTCCGAAGGAACCCGCGGCGAGCTTGCGTGCTTTAATCGGCCTTTTTTAGAGAAATCGTTTCCCGAAGGTACAAAGGCGTTGGTCTACGGAAGTTTTTCCGTTAAATACGGGGCTATCCAATCGAGTTCGTTTGATATAGAACAATACGATACGGCGGAGCGCCGTATTTTGCCGGTGTATCCGCTAACGCAGGGGCTTACCCAGACAAAGCTGCGCAAGCTCATCGAGCAGGCGCTTAATTCGTATGCGCGGGGCATCGACTCCGAACTTCCCGCCGATGTATTAAATAAATACGGCTATCCCGATAAAAGAACCGTGTTGTTTGCAATGCACCGCCCCTCTTCCATGCAGGAGGCGGAAAACGCCCGTACCGCGCTCATCTTTGAGGAGTTCTTCCTGTACGAGGCAGCTGTCGGTATGCGTGCGCTTGAGCGGCGCGGTGTGCTGCCGCGTACGGCGGTGCGGGATGACGCTTCGGAAGGTACGGCTCAACCGGCGGCGCTGCAGTACGCCTACAGTCCGCTGCAAAAGGAGCTGCTCTCACGCCTGCCGTTTACGCTTACCGCAGACCAGCAAGCCGTTACCGCAGAGATTAACGCCGACCTCGACGGAACGGCGCCCGCCGCCCGCCTTATTCAAGGTGATGTCGGTTCGGGCAAAACCCTCGTTGCGTTTTTAGCCTGCTTAAAAGTGATAGAGGGCGGCGGACAGGCGGCGCTGATGGCGCCGACTGAGCTGCTGGCACGGCAGCACGCCGATAATGCGGCAAAGCTTTTGGAACCGCTCGGCGTGCGGCTTGCTTTTTTAACCGGCAACCTCAAGGCGGCGGGACGCTCTCAGCTGTTACAGCAGCTTGCTTCCGGTAATATCGACCTCATCATCGGTACGCACGCCCTTTTTTCCGCCCAGACGCTGTATAAAAACCTGCGTATGGTTGTTATCGACGAACAGCATCGCTTCGGTGTACTCCAGCGCTCTGCAATTATCCAAAAAGGTATCGACAGCGGAAAAAAGGCTCCGCATTTTTTGATGATGAGTGCGACGCCCATACCGCGGACGCTTGCGCTGTCGATGTTCGGCGACCTCGACATTTCTGTTATCAAAACGATGCCTCCCGGGCGCAAGCCGGTGATTACCTATGTTGCCCCCGAAAGCAAGGCCGAAAAAGTGTATTATTTTATCGGGCAGGATATCCTTGCCGGAAAGCAAGCCTATTTTGTGTACCCGATTATCGAAGATTCGGAGACGCTCAGCCTTAAATCGGCGGAAGATATGTTCGCGGAGCTGACGCGGGATTTTCCCCATCACCGGCTTGCACTCCTGCATTCCAAGGTGCCGGAGGACGAAGCGCGGGCTATTATGCAGGAGTTCCGAGCAGGAGCTATTCACATCCTTGTGGCTACCAGCGTTATTGAAGTCGGCGTCGATGTGCCGAACGCCACCTGTATGGTCATCGAACACGCCGACCGCTTCGGCCTTTCGGCGCTGCATCAGCTGCGGGGTAGGATCGGGCGGGGCAGCGAGCAATCCTATTGCTTTTTACTCTATGGGAAAAATATCACCGAAACCGGTATGGCGCGGCTCAAGGTGATGGCAAGCACGGCTGACGGGTTTGTCATTGCGGAAGAAGATTTAAAGCTGCGGGGGCCGGGAGACATCGGCGGCGTTGAGCAGTCCGGCTATTGCGGTTTTGAACTTGCCGATCCCATCCGCGACTTTGCGCTATTGGAAAAAGCCCGCATCGCCGCCTTCGAAATGCTTGCCGCGCAGCGCGGATTAGCTCAACGGGAAAACTCAAATGCTTGA
- a CDS encoding ABC transporter permease — MDTKQIDTENRTEDNGQVNEFNQSMKPVSLWDDAWRRLKKNKMAIGGLFIVAFYAAISLLAPLLPIYSYSEQTIIHQNLPPSFRTAGNLMLKMRRADMMRTAKKEGRADLSEKQKEELAALEREVTNNPVHNRRYLLGTDALGRDVFARVVYGGRISIMIGLIGTITSLFIGVLVGAVSGYFGGWLDNVLMRFVDIMYGLPYMLVVIIMMAILGQSIIILFVAIALVSWLTIARVVRGQVISLKNAEFVEAARSMGASTPRIIFRHILPNTLGIIIIYSTLSIPGFIMNESFLSFLGLGVSAPQASWGSLVSDGVNVMTLYPWQLLVPAIAMTVFLFAMNFLGDGLRDAFDPQSKNRV; from the coding sequence ATGGATACTAAGCAAATAGATACCGAAAACCGTACTGAAGATAACGGGCAAGTGAATGAATTCAACCAGTCGATGAAGCCGGTCTCCTTATGGGATGATGCATGGAGGCGGCTTAAAAAAAATAAAATGGCAATCGGCGGTCTTTTTATTGTAGCATTTTATGCTGCAATTTCGCTGTTGGCCCCGTTGCTGCCTATTTACTCCTATTCCGAGCAGACAATTATCCATCAGAATCTGCCGCCCTCTTTTCGTACGGCAGGTAATCTGATGCTCAAAATGCGTCGTGCGGATATGATGCGTACGGCAAAAAAAGAAGGTAGGGCTGATCTTTCGGAAAAACAAAAAGAAGAGCTCGCCGCTTTAGAGCGGGAGGTAACGAATAATCCGGTACACAACCGCCGCTATCTTTTGGGCACCGATGCGCTCGGGCGAGATGTGTTTGCCCGAGTCGTATACGGCGGCCGCATTTCGATCATGATCGGTTTGATCGGCACGATTACTTCGTTATTTATCGGCGTACTGGTCGGCGCGGTCAGCGGTTATTTCGGCGGCTGGCTCGATAACGTATTGATGCGCTTTGTCGATATTATGTACGGTTTGCCGTACATGCTCGTTGTTATCATTATGATGGCGATCTTGGGACAGAGCATTATTATCTTGTTTGTTGCGATTGCACTTGTTTCGTGGCTGACCATCGCACGCGTCGTGCGCGGGCAGGTTATCAGTTTAAAGAATGCCGAGTTTGTCGAAGCCGCCCGTTCAATGGGTGCTTCTACGCCGCGTATTATCTTCCGGCACATTTTACCGAATACGCTCGGTATTATCATCATTTACTCAACTCTTTCTATTCCGGGCTTTATTATGAACGAGAGTTTCCTTTCGTTCTTAGGACTCGGTGTTTCCGCACCTCAGGCTTCATGGGGGTCGCTTGTATCCGATGGTGTAAACGTAATGACGCTCTATCCGTGGCAGTTGTTGGTTCCGGCAATCGCAATGACGGTTTTCTTATTTGCAATGAACTTTCTCGGCGACGGCCTCCGCGATGCCTTCGATCCTCAGAGTAAAAACAGGGTGTAA
- a CDS encoding ABC transporter substrate-binding protein produces the protein MKHKMICLLTALVGAALILASCGGQSGEKGSAANNAAAEFILGNGAEPQSLDPAKIQGVPEHRINMALFEGLVGYDPKTSTAVPGVAESWDISEDGMTYTFHLRNAQWSDGTPITAKTFVDSWLRMLAPETGSQYVFMINMVVKGAEEYNTGKADASAVAIKAVDDKTFEVQLTGPAPYVIDMLAHYAFNPMPMHTIEKFGNDWIKPGNFVGNGPFVLETWVPQEKITVVPNDKYWNKENVHLSRITFLPIEDSNTSYEKYKAGELDWNTGIPVPRIDEVKQLPDYQVAPQLSTYYYIFNVKRGPLQDARVRKALTLALDRQELVEKVTKAGQVATRSMVPPMAGYTPGQGAGYDPELGKKLLAEAGYPDGKGFPSLTVIYNTLEGHKMIAEYVQESWKRNLGVEVKIQNYEWKTYIDKRNQHDFDITRAGWTGDYQDPNTFLELFLTDGSNNNGQYGNAEYDALIRKAATMKGGAERFQVLHDAETILLEQDQALLPMYSYVSQNIIDTTKWEGWYNNPQDIHPYVGLKKVK, from the coding sequence ATGAAGCACAAGATGATATGCTTATTAACTGCTTTGGTAGGCGCAGCGCTGATTTTGGCAAGCTGCGGTGGGCAGAGCGGTGAAAAGGGATCAGCAGCCAATAACGCTGCAGCCGAATTTATTCTCGGTAACGGCGCTGAGCCGCAGAGCTTGGATCCCGCAAAAATTCAGGGCGTACCCGAGCACCGCATCAATATGGCATTGTTTGAAGGTTTGGTAGGCTATGATCCGAAAACCAGTACTGCAGTACCGGGCGTTGCGGAATCATGGGATATCAGCGAAGACGGTATGACCTATACCTTCCACTTACGGAATGCACAGTGGAGCGACGGAACACCGATCACCGCAAAGACATTTGTCGATTCATGGCTGCGTATGCTGGCACCGGAAACAGGCTCTCAGTATGTATTTATGATCAACATGGTTGTAAAAGGAGCTGAGGAGTATAATACCGGTAAGGCAGATGCTTCCGCTGTTGCAATTAAGGCTGTCGATGATAAAACCTTCGAAGTACAGCTGACCGGCCCCGCACCCTATGTTATTGATATGTTAGCACATTATGCCTTTAATCCTATGCCGATGCACACAATTGAAAAATTCGGTAATGACTGGATTAAGCCCGGCAACTTTGTGGGAAACGGTCCCTTTGTGCTTGAAACATGGGTCCCGCAGGAAAAAATTACCGTTGTACCGAACGACAAATACTGGAATAAAGAGAATGTGCATCTTTCTCGTATAACGTTCTTGCCAATCGAAGACAGCAATACGTCTTACGAAAAGTATAAGGCAGGAGAGCTTGACTGGAATACCGGTATTCCGGTACCCCGTATCGACGAAGTAAAGCAGCTGCCCGACTATCAGGTTGCTCCGCAGCTTTCTACCTATTACTACATCTTTAACGTAAAGCGCGGTCCGCTCCAGGATGCCCGTGTACGTAAAGCTTTGACACTGGCGCTGGATCGGCAGGAGTTGGTAGAGAAGGTAACAAAAGCCGGTCAGGTAGCAACCCGCTCGATGGTTCCCCCGATGGCAGGTTATACACCGGGGCAAGGCGCAGGCTATGATCCCGAACTCGGAAAGAAACTGCTTGCAGAAGCAGGATATCCCGATGGAAAAGGCTTCCCCTCATTGACGGTTATTTACAATACGCTGGAAGGTCATAAAATGATTGCAGAATATGTTCAGGAATCATGGAAGCGAAATCTTGGTGTTGAGGTTAAGATCCAAAACTATGAATGGAAAACCTATATCGACAAGCGTAACCAGCATGATTTTGATATAACTCGTGCAGGATGGACAGGTGACTATCAGGATCCTAATACTTTCTTGGAACTTTTCTTAACTGACGGCAGCAATAATAACGGACAATATGGCAATGCCGAATATGATGCATTAATCCGCAAAGCTGCCACAATGAAAGGTGGCGCGGAGCGCTTCCAGGTACTGCATGATGCAGAAACAATCCTGTTGGAACAAGATCAGGCTTTACTGCCGATGTATTCGTATGTCAGCCAGAACATCATCGATACGACAAAGTGGGAAGGTTGGTATAACAATCCGCAGGACATCCACCCCTACGTTGGTCTGAAGAAAGTAAAATAA
- a CDS encoding peptidase U32 family protein, with amino-acid sequence MELVAPAGNLEKLHYAWEYGADAAYIGLKNFSLRVKADNFFTDEYKTISALKEHYAKQGKPKKLLCALNISFHNEDIKAFLAEADYFRLYPIDAFIIQDIGMVSVLRKHFPDTPIHLSTQANCINYEAVRVYRDLGFKRVVLGREASLADIAEIKAHVPEMELECFVHGAMCIAYSGRCLISAYLTGRSANAGACTHSCRWDYSLAVEEKERPGEYFPVEEGDGYTALFSSKDLCMIDYLTDLKKAGADALKIEGRMKSLYYTALVTRAYRKRIDALFGKISPAEAEPFVKELYNTAHRAFGTGFYFSKDDANKTTRGESKSPYSMAGTIGKELGGNRYEFISMNKITADMPLEYIGPDICAIEDCNYTLLDPETGATRDWVCHGHPCIIETNVPLRSGFIVRTKNRENSETTA; translated from the coding sequence ATGGAATTGGTAGCCCCTGCCGGCAATCTGGAAAAACTGCACTACGCGTGGGAATACGGAGCGGATGCCGCCTATATCGGCCTCAAAAATTTTTCCTTGCGGGTAAAAGCAGATAATTTTTTTACCGACGAATACAAAACTATCAGCGCACTGAAAGAGCACTATGCAAAACAGGGAAAACCCAAGAAGCTGCTCTGTGCACTGAATATTTCTTTTCATAATGAGGATATTAAGGCCTTTTTGGCAGAAGCCGATTATTTTAGGCTCTACCCTATCGACGCCTTTATTATTCAGGATATCGGAATGGTTTCCGTATTACGCAAACATTTTCCCGATACACCGATCCACCTCAGCACACAGGCAAACTGTATCAACTATGAAGCGGTGCGGGTATACCGCGACTTGGGATTTAAACGCGTGGTACTCGGTAGAGAGGCCTCGCTTGCCGATATTGCCGAAATAAAAGCGCACGTACCGGAGATGGAGCTTGAATGCTTTGTGCACGGTGCAATGTGCATTGCGTATTCGGGGCGATGTCTTATCAGCGCATACCTTACCGGCCGCAGCGCGAATGCAGGAGCCTGCACCCACTCCTGCCGGTGGGACTATTCGCTTGCCGTTGAAGAAAAAGAGCGCCCGGGAGAATACTTTCCCGTAGAAGAGGGCGACGGCTATACGGCGCTGTTTTCGTCTAAAGACCTCTGCATGATAGACTACCTGACCGACTTGAAAAAGGCAGGGGCAGATGCGCTTAAAATAGAAGGAAGAATGAAAAGCCTCTATTATACAGCGCTCGTTACCCGCGCCTACCGGAAACGGATCGACGCCTTATTCGGCAAAATCTCCCCGGCCGAAGCTGAGCCCTTTGTGAAAGAGCTGTACAATACGGCGCACCGTGCGTTCGGTACCGGCTTTTATTTTTCAAAGGATGATGCCAATAAAACAACCCGCGGGGAATCCAAGTCGCCGTATAGCATGGCCGGTACCATCGGGAAAGAACTCGGCGGCAACCGCTACGAATTCATATCGATGAATAAGATTACCGCAGATATGCCGCTTGAATATATCGGCCCCGACATCTGCGCAATCGAAGACTGCAATTACACCCTGCTCGACCCCGAAACCGGCGCTACCCGCGACTGGGTATGCCACGGACATCCCTGCATTATCGAAACGAACGTACCGCTGCGCAGCGGTTTTATTGTGCGTACGAAAAACCGTGAAAATTCGGAAACGACCGCATAG